In Microbacterium binotii, one DNA window encodes the following:
- the purL gene encoding phosphoribosylformylglycinamidine synthase subunit PurL, which translates to MTTSATASRPAADTVENARATPEREQPYAALGLKPDEYDRIREILGRRPTSGELAMYSVMWSEHCSYKSSKIYLRQFGQKVTDEMRERLMVGMGQNAGVVDVGEGWAVTFKVESHNHPSYIEPFQGAATGVGGIVRDIISMGARPVAVMDQLRFGAIDNPDTARVVHGVTSGISFYGNCLGLPNIGGETVFDSVYQGNPLVNALAVGVLRHEDLKLADATGPGNKVVLFGARTGGDGIGGASILASDTFADGGPTKRPAVQVGDPFAEKVLIECCLELYRGELVEAIQDLGAAGISCATSELAANGGSGMRVDLEKVLLRDPSLTPEEILMSESQERMMAIVTPEKLDAFLAVVDKWEVETSVLGEVTGDGRLAIFWHGEQIVDVDPSTVAVDGPVYERPVAYPTWIDALQADSASALARPTDAAALREQFLQLLGSPNLADTSWITNQYDYYVLGNTALSFPDDAGMIRVDEESGLGFAIATDANGRFCQLDPYQGAKLALAEAYRNVAVTGATPTAVTDCLNFGSPENPEVMWQFSQAVEGLSDACLELGIPVTGGNVSFYNQTGDVPIHPTPVVGVMGIIDDVARRIPSGWQDAGENLYLLGVTANELSGSAWAQVVHDHLGGRPPAVDLAAEKRLAQLLRAAGDQGLISSAHDLSEGGLGQALAEGVMRFGVGARIWLTEIMERDGVDAASALFSESTGRVIVSVPREEDVKFRGLCNGRDYPVLRIGVTDSGDGESVLEVQDVFTLSVSELRERSRATLPAAFGPTVTEGA; encoded by the coding sequence GTGACCACTTCCGCCACCGCCTCGCGTCCTGCCGCCGATACCGTCGAGAACGCTCGGGCCACCCCCGAACGCGAGCAGCCGTACGCCGCTCTGGGCCTCAAGCCCGACGAGTACGACCGCATCCGCGAGATCCTCGGCCGTCGCCCCACCAGCGGCGAGCTGGCCATGTACTCGGTCATGTGGAGCGAGCACTGCTCGTACAAGTCGAGCAAGATCTACCTCCGCCAGTTCGGCCAGAAGGTCACCGATGAGATGCGCGAGCGGCTCATGGTCGGCATGGGCCAGAACGCGGGCGTCGTGGATGTGGGCGAGGGCTGGGCGGTGACCTTCAAGGTCGAGTCCCACAACCACCCCAGCTACATCGAGCCCTTCCAGGGCGCGGCCACCGGCGTCGGCGGCATCGTGCGCGACATCATCTCGATGGGTGCGCGTCCCGTCGCCGTCATGGATCAGCTCCGCTTCGGCGCGATCGACAACCCCGACACGGCCCGCGTCGTCCACGGCGTCACGAGCGGCATCTCCTTCTACGGCAACTGCCTGGGCCTGCCGAACATCGGCGGCGAGACCGTCTTCGACAGCGTGTATCAGGGCAACCCGCTCGTGAACGCCCTCGCGGTGGGTGTGCTGCGCCACGAAGACCTCAAGCTCGCCGACGCGACAGGCCCCGGCAACAAGGTCGTGCTCTTCGGCGCCCGCACCGGCGGCGACGGAATCGGCGGTGCCTCCATCCTCGCCTCCGACACGTTCGCCGACGGCGGCCCGACCAAGCGCCCCGCCGTGCAGGTGGGCGATCCGTTCGCCGAGAAGGTGCTCATCGAGTGCTGCCTCGAGCTCTACCGCGGTGAGCTCGTGGAGGCCATCCAGGACCTCGGGGCCGCCGGCATCTCCTGCGCGACGAGTGAGCTGGCGGCGAACGGCGGCTCCGGGATGCGGGTCGACCTCGAGAAGGTTCTCCTGCGCGACCCCTCCCTGACTCCCGAAGAGATCCTCATGTCGGAGTCGCAGGAGCGGATGATGGCGATCGTCACCCCCGAGAAGCTCGACGCCTTCCTCGCCGTCGTCGACAAGTGGGAGGTCGAGACGAGCGTGCTCGGGGAGGTCACCGGCGACGGCCGCCTCGCGATCTTCTGGCACGGCGAGCAGATCGTCGACGTGGACCCCTCGACCGTCGCCGTCGACGGCCCCGTGTACGAGCGTCCGGTCGCCTATCCGACGTGGATCGACGCCCTGCAGGCGGACTCCGCATCCGCTCTGGCGCGTCCGACCGACGCAGCAGCGCTGCGCGAGCAGTTCCTGCAGCTGCTCGGCAGCCCCAACCTCGCCGACACGTCGTGGATCACGAACCAGTACGACTACTACGTGCTCGGAAACACCGCGCTGAGCTTCCCCGACGACGCCGGCATGATCCGCGTCGACGAGGAGTCGGGCCTCGGCTTCGCGATCGCCACCGACGCGAACGGGCGCTTCTGCCAGCTCGACCCGTACCAGGGCGCGAAGCTGGCCCTCGCCGAGGCATACCGCAACGTCGCCGTCACGGGCGCCACCCCCACCGCCGTCACCGACTGCCTCAACTTCGGCAGCCCCGAGAACCCCGAGGTCATGTGGCAGTTCTCGCAGGCCGTCGAGGGCCTGTCCGATGCGTGCCTCGAGCTCGGCATCCCCGTGACCGGCGGCAACGTCAGCTTCTACAACCAGACCGGCGACGTCCCGATCCACCCCACCCCCGTGGTGGGCGTCATGGGCATCATCGACGACGTCGCCCGCCGCATCCCGAGTGGCTGGCAGGATGCCGGCGAGAACCTCTACCTGCTGGGCGTCACGGCGAACGAGCTGAGCGGTTCGGCATGGGCCCAGGTCGTGCACGACCACCTCGGCGGCCGTCCGCCGGCGGTCGACCTCGCCGCCGAGAAGCGTCTTGCCCAGTTGCTGCGCGCCGCCGGCGACCAGGGACTCATCTCCAGCGCCCATGACCTCTCGGAGGGCGGCCTCGGGCAGGCCCTCGCCGAGGGCGTCATGCGCTTCGGCGTCGGGGCGCGCATCTGGCTCACCGAGATCATGGAGCGCGACGGGGTGGATGCCGCATCCGCCCTCTTCTCCGAGTCGACCGGTCGCGTCATCGTCAGCGTGCCGCGCGAGGAGGATGTGAAGTTCCGGGGACTGTGCAACGGGCGCGACTACCCCGTGCTGCGCATCGGCGTCACCGATTCCGGCGACGGCGAGTCGGTGCTCGAGGTGCAGGACGTGTTCACCCTGTCGGTCTCCGAGCTGCGGGAGCGCTCGCGTGCGACGCTCCCCGCCGCGTTCGGCCCGACGGTCACCGAGGGCGCGTGA
- a CDS encoding RtcB family protein: protein MEKLSARLVSWASLIDGKTLDQARTSSRMPFIHPHIALMPDAHLGKGATVGSVIPTLGAIMPAAVGVDIGCGMIAVRTQFEHSQLADRDLAPLREAIERAIPLSAGHDNRKVVATAAPRIAELETKATASGFDPASYVGHWRLQLGSLGSGNHFIEVSVDELDRVWMFLHSGSRGIGNKIATHHIAVAQRLAKQWWIDLPDPDLAYLVEGTPEFGRYIRELQWAQHFALLNREEMMDRVARQLGEFLGEDVVEHERINCHHNFTQPERHFGKDVWVSRKGAIQADAGRPGLIPGSMGTASYVVEGLGNPVSLNSSPHGAGREYSRSAARRTFSHDQLREAMVGIEFRDTDAFVDEIPQAYKPIDRVMTDAEELVSIRHSLRQLVNVKGD from the coding sequence ATGGAGAAGCTCTCCGCACGGCTCGTGTCGTGGGCGAGCCTGATCGACGGCAAGACCCTCGATCAGGCGCGCACCTCGTCACGGATGCCGTTCATCCACCCGCACATCGCCCTGATGCCCGACGCGCACCTGGGCAAGGGCGCGACGGTCGGCTCGGTCATCCCGACGCTCGGCGCGATCATGCCGGCGGCCGTCGGTGTCGACATCGGATGCGGGATGATCGCCGTCCGCACCCAGTTCGAGCACTCGCAGCTCGCCGACCGGGACCTCGCTCCGCTTCGCGAGGCGATCGAGCGGGCGATCCCCCTCTCGGCCGGCCACGACAACCGCAAGGTCGTCGCCACCGCGGCGCCGCGCATCGCGGAGCTCGAGACGAAGGCCACCGCATCCGGCTTCGACCCGGCGTCGTACGTCGGTCACTGGCGGCTCCAGCTGGGCTCGCTCGGATCCGGCAACCACTTCATCGAGGTGTCGGTCGACGAACTCGACCGCGTCTGGATGTTCCTGCACTCCGGCTCGCGCGGCATCGGCAACAAGATCGCCACGCACCACATCGCGGTCGCGCAGCGGCTGGCGAAGCAGTGGTGGATCGACCTGCCCGACCCCGACCTCGCCTACCTGGTGGAGGGCACGCCCGAGTTCGGGCGGTACATCCGCGAGCTGCAGTGGGCGCAGCACTTCGCACTGCTGAACCGCGAGGAGATGATGGACCGCGTCGCGCGCCAGCTCGGCGAGTTCCTCGGCGAGGACGTCGTCGAGCACGAGCGGATCAACTGCCACCACAACTTCACGCAGCCCGAGCGCCACTTCGGTAAGGATGTGTGGGTGTCGCGCAAGGGCGCGATCCAGGCGGATGCGGGCCGGCCCGGCCTCATCCCCGGGTCGATGGGCACGGCCTCGTACGTCGTCGAAGGGCTCGGCAACCCGGTCTCGCTCAACTCGTCGCCCCACGGCGCCGGTCGCGAGTACTCCCGTTCCGCCGCACGCCGCACGTTCTCGCACGACCAGCTGCGGGAGGCGATGGTCGGCATCGAGTTCCGTGACACGGACGCCTTCGTCGACGAGATCCCGCAGGCCTACAAGCCGATCGACCGGGTGATGACGGATGCGGAGGAACTCGTGTCGATCCGGCACTCGCTGCGCCAGCTCGTCAACGTGAAGGGCGACTGA
- a CDS encoding SMI1/KNR4 family protein, which yields MDIAELLEHARLRADCVVLPPISVPVIRRDDERLPDGVREFYDGCGGVVLFAGQARELTILPPDEVVPANPVLVGDPGEADAVSRAAYLIARTPGGDHLTVDMSVPRGGRVYDSFHELHGVVGGWPVIAPSFEAFLTEVWEASGALPYWLPEAGPEGRVFPDAYDERAGRTAG from the coding sequence GTGGACATCGCCGAACTCCTGGAGCACGCACGGCTGCGCGCGGACTGCGTCGTGCTGCCGCCGATCTCGGTCCCTGTGATCCGGCGCGACGACGAGCGCCTTCCCGACGGGGTGAGGGAGTTCTACGACGGCTGCGGCGGAGTCGTGTTGTTCGCCGGGCAGGCTCGCGAGCTCACCATCCTGCCGCCGGACGAGGTCGTTCCCGCGAATCCTGTCCTCGTCGGCGACCCGGGCGAAGCGGATGCGGTGAGCCGGGCCGCGTATCTGATCGCGCGCACTCCCGGCGGTGATCACCTCACCGTCGACATGTCCGTGCCGCGCGGCGGTCGGGTCTACGACAGCTTCCACGAGCTCCACGGCGTCGTGGGCGGCTGGCCGGTGATCGCACCGTCTTTCGAGGCGTTTCTGACCGAGGTGTGGGAGGCGTCGGGCGCGCTGCCCTACTGGCTGCCGGAGGCCGGACCCGAGGGGCGCGTCTTCCCCGACGCGTACGACGAGCGCGCGGGGCGCACGGCCGGATAG
- a CDS encoding ArsR/SmtB family transcription factor — protein sequence MVVQTELSDAEVDRIFRALADRTRRDILRRTIEAEQSVSALAAVYDVSFAAVQKHVAVLETARLVTKRAEGRERLVSADPAMIARARLLLAEYEQLWRSRISRLDDLLAEEP from the coding sequence ATGGTTGTACAAACGGAACTCAGCGACGCCGAGGTGGACCGGATCTTCCGGGCCCTCGCCGATCGCACGCGCCGCGACATCCTGCGGCGCACGATCGAGGCCGAGCAGTCGGTCTCCGCCCTCGCGGCCGTGTACGACGTGTCGTTCGCGGCCGTCCAGAAGCATGTCGCCGTGCTCGAGACCGCGCGCCTGGTCACCAAGCGCGCCGAAGGAAGGGAGCGGCTCGTGAGCGCCGATCCCGCGATGATCGCCCGCGCCCGCCTGCTGCTCGCCGAGTACGAGCAGCTCTGGCGATCGCGCATCTCCCGCCTCGACGATCTGCTCGCCGAAGAGCCCTGA